A region from the Benincasa hispida cultivar B227 chromosome 8, ASM972705v1, whole genome shotgun sequence genome encodes:
- the LOC120082708 gene encoding glutamic acid-rich protein-like — protein MQTQQLETEDDLDLIPTTNLETLKTQLLPEQINEEEQIEKEKQDEEKKKVDKEKLEENQEKVNADQVEEEQNEEEQVEEEHKEDIDKEESEEIHFQNERPKRNQKRKQIIDEEDEIEEETDSEEDMDEVIQTKGKKKK, from the exons ATGCAAACACAACAACTTGAAACAGAAGATGATTTAGATCTGATTCCAACTACAAATTTGGAAACACTCAAAACACAACTGTTGCCTGAG CAAATCAATGAAGAAGAACAAATTGAGAAAGAGAAACAggatgaagagaaaaaaaaagtagataaagAGAAACTAGAAGAAAACCAAGAGAAAGTAAATGCAGATCAAGTAGAAGAAGAGCAAAATGAGGAGGAACAAGTTGAAGAAGAGCACAAGGAAGATATCGATAAGGAAGAGAGTGAAGAGATTCACTTTCAGAACGAGAGACCAAAGAGAAATCAGAAGCGGAAGCAAATTATTGATGAGGAAgatgaaatagaagaagaaactgaTAGTGAAGAGGATATGGATGAAGTGATtcaaacaaaaggaaaaaagaaaaaatag
- the LOC120082704 gene encoding receptor-like protein 51 gives MKPPLQQAVILSILLLISTVNAAAIATKPTATPAAPIEVPPTPSPTSAPSQARPLLPPTSPSPSSSPSSSSNSLDPKQLRALQSLSIPTFKDPCKQPSLHNATVCDSSEPFRHLVFLRLANCSDDVALSFTALKSLSTLRSLEFVDCPISPIRFPADLVASLRSFTCTNSLRRLTGVWLSRLENLTDLSVSNVPVNASGPFVILGKMNILKSVTISNANLTGYFPKHLNRKLTHIDFSGNMLKGKLPTSITLLEDLESLNLASNAFIGEIPTSIGDLISLQNLSLASNSISGSIPESISAIPGLVHLDLSSNQFNGTIPSFLSEMKSLKYLNLENNQFHGVMPFNGSFLKRLEIFRIKGNSNLCYNHSILSSKLKLGIAPCDRHGLPLSPPPAKEDSSADENSDYDDSDEDNSNTHHKDSHNGPNKVVLGVAIGLSSIIFLIIFLVCMSKCCR, from the coding sequence ATGAAACCGCCACTGCAACAGGCCGTGATTCTCTCGATTCTCCTCTTAATCTCCACCGTCAACGCCGCCGCCATAGCCACCAAGCCCACTGCTACTCCAGCGGCCCCCATTGAAGTTCCTCCAACTCCATCTCCGACCTCCGCCCCATCCCAAGCACGCCCATTACTGCCACCGACATCGCCATCGCCTTCTTCTTCACCATCATCATCTTCCAACTCTCTTGACCCGAAGCAACTTAGAGCTCTGCAATCGCTCAGCATCCCCACCTTCAAGGACCCCTGCAAGCAACCCTCACTTCACAACGCCACCGTTTGTGATTCTTCCGAGCCGTTTCGCCACCTTGTTTTCCTCCGCCTGGCTAATTGCTCCGACGATGTCGCTTTGTCATTCACAGCTCTTAAATCCCTCTCCACTCTCAGATCTCTCGAATTTGTTGACTGCCCTATTTCCCCCATTCGCTTCCCTGCCGATCTGGTTGCCTCTCTCCGATCCTTCACTTGCACCAACAGCCTCCGTAGGCTCACCGGTGTTTGGCTTAGCCGTCTCGAGAACCTCACCGATCTCTCCGTTTCCAATGTCCCTGTTAACGCGTCGGGTCCTTTTGTCATACTCGGCAAAATGAATATCCTCAAGTCTGTGACTATATCCAATGCGAATCTCACGGGTTACTTTCCAAAGCATTTGAATCGCAAACTTACCCACATTGATTTTTCGGGTAATATGCTCAAAGGCAAGCTACCCACTTCGATTACTCTGTTGGAGGATCTTGAATCTCTGAATCTAGCTTCTAATGCGTTCATTGGCGAGATACCCACTTCAATTGGGGACCTGATATCGCTTCAGAACCTGTCATTGGCATCAAATTCGATTTCGGGATCGATCCCGGAATCAATTTCGGCAATTCCTGGATTGGTTCACCTCGATCTCAGCTCAAATCAGTTTAACGGAACAATTCCGAGCTTCCTTTCAGAGATGAAGAGCTTAAAGTATCTGAATCTCGAGAACAACCAGTTTCATGGGGTAATGCCTTTCAATGGGTCTTTCTTGAAAAGGTTGgaaatttttagaataaaaggGAATAGCAATCTTTGTTACAACCATTCAATTCTATCATCCAAACTGAAGCTTGGAATAGCTCCTTGCGATAGACATGGGCTTCCATTGTCGCCACCGCCAGCTAAGGAAGATTCGTCAGCTGATGAAAACAGCGACTACGATGACAGCGATGAAGATAATTCTAACACCCACCACAAGGATTCTCATAATGGACCCAATAAAGTCGTGCTTGGAGTCGCAATTGGCCTTTCTTCCataatttttctcattattTTTCTGGTTTGTATGTCCAAGTGCTGTCGTTAA
- the LOC120083807 gene encoding cellulose synthase A catalytic subunit 8 [UDP-forming], giving the protein MMVSDIPICHTCGEPVGVDGNGEVFVACHECHFPICRVCVQYDIKEGRNVCLRCGSPFDENLLMDADTKRSGDRNTMASHLSHSEDVGVHARHVSSVSTVDSELNDESGNPIWKNRVESWKDKKNKKKRPTVKTEQEAQIPVHQQMEEKQISGEAGVTHSFSSVYPIPSSRLTPYRIVIIMRLIILALFFQYRITNPVDSAFGLWLTSIICEIWFAFSWVLDQFPKWFPVCRDTFIDRLSARFEREGEPSQLAAVDFFVSTVDPLKEPPLITANTVLSILAVDYPVDKVSCYVSDDGAAMLSFESLVETADFARKWVPFCKKFSIEPRAPEFYFSQKIDYLKDKVQPSFVKERRAMKRAYEEFKVRVNALVAKAQKTPDEGWSMQDGTAWPGNNPRDHPGMIQVFLGNTGAHDIEGNELPRLVYVSREKRPGYQHHKKAGAENALVRVSAVLTNAPFILNLDCDHYVNNSQAIREAMCFLMDPQVGRDVCYVQFPQRFDGIDRSDRYANRNTVFFDVNMKGLDGIQGPVYVGTGCVFNRQALYGYGPPTLPSISKTSSSSCSWCGCCSCCCPSNKISKDPTEIQRDAKREELDAAIFNLREIDNYDEYERSMLISQLSFEKTFGLSSVFIESTLMENGGVAESVNPSTLIKEAIHVIGCGYEEKTAWGKEIGWIYGSVTEDILTGFKMHCRGWRSIYCMPVRPAFKGSAPINLSDRLHQVLRWALGSVEIFLSRHCPLWYGFAGGRLKWLQRMAYINTIVYPFTSLPLIAYCSLPAICLLTGKFIIPTLSNLASTLFLGLFLSIILTSVLELRWSGVSIEDIWRNEQFWVIGGVSAHLFAVFQGFLKMLAGVDTNFTVTAKAADDTEFGELYMVKWTTLLIPPTTLIVINMVGVVAGFSDALNGGYEAWGPLFGKVFFAFWVIFHLYPFLKGLMGRQNRTPTIVVLWSVLLASVFSLVWVKINPFVNQVDSTTVAQSCIAIDC; this is encoded by the exons ATGATGGTTTCTGATATTCCCATTTGCCACACTTGTGGTGAACCAGTCGGAGTTGATGGCAATGGCGAGGTTTTCGTTGCTTGCCATGAGTGCCATTTTCCTATTTGTAGAGTCTGCGTTCAATATGATATTAAGGAAGGCCGAAATGTTTGCTTGCGGTGTGGCTCTCCATTTGACG AGAACTTGCTGATGGATGCTGATACAAAGAGATCAGGAGATCGAAACACAATGGCATCTCATCTCAGTCATTCTGAG GACGTTGGAGTTCATGCTAGACATGTCAGTAGTGTGTCGACAGTGGATAGTG AATTGAATGATGAATCTGGGAACCCAATTTGGAAGAACAGAGTAGAGAGTTGGAAGGAtaagaagaataaaaagaaacgGCCTACCGTGAAGACTGAACAGGAAGCTCAAATTCCTGTCCATCAGCAAATGGAAGAGAAACA gATTTCAGGGGAGGCTGGGGTTACACACTCATTTTCTTCAGTTTATCCAATTCCTTCCAGCAGATTAACACCGTACAGAATTGTGATAATCATGCGATTGATCATTCTAGCTCTTTTCTTTCAGTATCGAATAACCAATCCTGTTGATAGTGCTTTTGGTCTATGGCTCACTTCTATCATATGCGAAATCTGGTTCGCCTTCTCCTGGGTGTTGGATCAGTTCCCTAAATGGTTTCCCGTCTGCAGAGACACATTCATTGACAGATTATCAGCCAG GTTTGAAAGAGAGGGAGAACCTTCCCAGCTTGCTGCTGTGGATTTTTTTGTGAGTACTGTTGATCCATTGAAAGAACCTCCACTAATCACTGCCAATACCGTGCTTTCAATCCTTGCTGTGGACTATCCTGTTGATAAAGTCTCCTGCTACGTGTCTGACGATGGTGCAGCTATGCTTTCATTTGAGTCTCTAGTTGAAACAGCTGACTTTGCAAGAAAGTGGGTTCCATTCTGCAAGAAATTCTCCATTGAACCCCGAGCTCCTGAGTTTTACTTCTCTCAGAAAATAGACTATTTGAAAGATAAAGTGCAACCTTCTTTTGTCAAGGAACGTAGAGCAATGAAA AGAGCTTATGAAGAGTTTAAAGTACGAGTTAATGCTTTGGTAGCGAAGGCTCAGAAAACGCCTGATGAAGGCTGGTCCATGCAAGATGGAACAGCTTGGCCAGGAAATAACCCACGTGACCACCCTGGAATGATTCAG GTTTTTCTTGGAAATACTGGCGCCCATGACATAGAGGGCAATGAACTCCCTCGACTAGTCTATGTGTCCAGAGAGAAGAGGCCTGGTTACCAACATCACAAAAAAGCTGGTGCTGAAAATGCTCTG GTGAGAGTATCTGCAGTCCTCACAAACGCCCCCTTCATTCTCAACCTTGACTGTGATCACTATGTTAACAATAGCCAAGCTATACGTGAGGCAATGTGTTTCTTGATGGACCCACAAGTAGGCCGAGATGTATGCTATGTTCAATTTCCTCAGAGGTTTGATGGCATTGATCGAAGTGATCGATATGCCAATCGTAACACAGTTTTCTTTGAT GTGAACATGAAAGGATTGGATGGCATCCAGGGACCAGTTTACGTGGGTACAGGTTGCGTTTTCAATAGACAGGCTCTTTATGGCTACGGACCTCCTACTCTGCCTAGCATATCTAAGACATCCTCATCATCCTGCTCTTGGTGTGGCTGCTGCTCGTGCTGCTGTCCTTCCAATAAGATCTCAAAAGATCCGACTGAGATTCAGAGAGATGCAAAAAGAGAAGAGCTTGATGCTGCAATCTTTAATCTCAGGGAAATAGATA ATTATGATGAATACGAGAGGTCAATGCTAATTTCTCAATTAAGCTTTGAGAAAACTTTTGGCTTATCTTCTGTATTTATTGAGTCTACACTAATGGAAAATGGAGGAGTTGCAGAATCTGTAAATCCATCTACTTTGATTAAAGAAGCAATTCATGTCATTGGCTGTGGTTATGAAGAGAAGACTGCCTGGGGAAAAGAG ATTGGTTGGATATACGGTTCAGTCACTGAGGATATCTTAACGGGTTTCAAGATGCATTGCCGAGGATGGAGGTCCATCTACTGCATGCCCGTGAGGCCAGCATTCAAAGGATCGGCACCGATTAATCTTTCCGATCGTCTGCACCAAGTTCTTCGATGGGCACTTGGATCTGTTGAGATTTTTCTCAGTAGACATTGTCCATTATGGTATGGATTCGCAGGTGGTCGGCTCAAATGGCTCCAAAGAATGGCATACATAAACACCATTGTCTATCCGTTCACCTCCCTCCCTCTAATTGCCTACTGTTCATTGCCTGCAATCTGCCTGCTGACTGGAAAATTTATCATACCAACG CTCTCAAACCTAGCAAGTACCCTTTTTCTTGGTCTCTTCTTGTCCATCATTCTCACAAGTGTCCTTGAGCTGCGTTGGAGTGGTGTGAGCATCGAAGATATATGGCGTAATGAGCAATTTTGGGTCATAGGAGGCGTCTCAGCCCATCTCTTTGCTGTCTTCCAAGGGTTCCTCAAGATGTTAGCTGGCGTAGACACCAACTTCACAGTTACTGCAAAGGCAGCTGACGACACTGAGTTCGGAGAGCTTTATATGGTGAAATGGACAACACTTTTGATCCCTCCTACAACACTTATCGTCATTAACATGGTCGGTGTTGTTGCTGGATTTTCTGATGCATTAAATGGTGGATATGAAGCTTGGGGACCTCTTTTTGGCAAGGTCTTTTTTGCCTTCTGGGTGATTTTTCATCTCTATCCATTCCTCAAAGGTCTCATGGGTCGCCAAAACCGGACTCCAACCATTGTTGTTCTATGGTCAGTACTGTTAGCATCAGTTTTCTCACTTGTTTGGGTGAAGATAAACCCATTTGTGAACCAAGTTGACAGTACAACCGTTGCACAAAGCTGCATTGCCATAGATTGTTGA